A window of Ranitomeya variabilis isolate aRanVar5 chromosome 2, aRanVar5.hap1, whole genome shotgun sequence contains these coding sequences:
- the MRPL21 gene encoding large ribosomal subunit protein bL21m, translating to MAAACCGRLVRSVVAGGCVRASAAASLLRSSLRGMSAQSSSLPSSYVPKTSLSEPPWPKIELPDPITEAEEHRELVKKVNSLIATGQFGRLFVIFHLASKQWKVTNEDLILINGPVHAQCGGRIRLEKVLLVGSDNFTLVGKPLLGKDLVRVEATVIEKTESYPKINMKFWRRHRYQKKKITTFRQTILRINSIEIAPTLS from the exons ATGGCGGCCGCCTGCTGCGGGCGGCTGGTGAGGAGTGTGGTGGCCGGGGGCTGTGTCCGGGCCTCTGCTGCAG CGTCATTGCTCCGATCGTCCCTCCGGGGTATGAGCGCACAGAGTTCATCTCTGCCGTCTAG CTATGTCCCGAAGACCTCCTTATCTGAACCACCTTGGCCCAAGATCGAGCTTCCAGATCCCATTACAGAAGCAGAGGAACACCGAG AGCTTGTTAAAAAAGTAAACAGCCTTATTGCCACGGGACAGTTTGGACGGCTCTTTGTTATCTTCCACCTTGCCAGTAAACAATGGAAAGTCACCAACGAAGACCTCATTTTAATTAACGGCCCTGTGCATGCGCAGTGTGGAGGCAGAATCCGGCTGGAAAAG GTTTTGCTTGTCGGCAGTGATAATTTCACTTTGGTAGGAAAGCCTCTCCTTGG GAAAGACTTGGTACGAGTTGAAGCAACAGTGATTGAAAAGACCGAGTCCTATCCAAAGATTAACATGAAGTTTTGGAGACGGCATCGATATCAGAAAAAGAAAA TAACCACCTTCAGACAGACAATTCTAAGGATCAATTCCATTGAAATTGCTCCTACTTTATCttga